From the Thermodesulfovibrionales bacterium genome, one window contains:
- a CDS encoding HEPN domain-containing protein has protein sequence MTEDNKKENIREELVRAAGAIQAANLLFDNSFLNDAVSRLYYFLLFNMRALLLSRGFQPKSHEGILRLFGLHFVKEGFFAAQDSHLFARLMKYREEADYNPSYTFTREDFVGFRKEAEALSGKIHEYLQEKGYIA, from the coding sequence TTGACGGAAGACAATAAGAAAGAAAACATTCGAGAAGAGCTGGTGCGGGCTGCCGGGGCGATCCAGGCTGCAAACCTTCTTTTTGATAATTCTTTTCTGAATGATGCCGTGTCGAGACTCTATTACTTTTTGCTTTTCAACATGAGAGCCCTTCTCCTTTCAAGAGGATTCCAACCAAAGAGCCACGAGGGAATACTCAGACTCTTCGGACTGCACTTCGTAAAGGAGGGTTTTTTTGCGGCGCAAGACTCCCACCTCTTCGCAAGGCTCATGAAATATAGGGAGGAAGCGGACTATAACCCGTCGTATACGTTTACTCGGGAAGACTTCGTCGGTTTTCGGAAAGAGGCCGAGGCATTGTCAGGGAAGATACATGAATATCTGCAAGAGAAAGGGTATATTGCGTAG
- a CDS encoding CdaR family protein: MIKRLLLENLSLKAAAVVLAILLWIFVSSRGQTEVSLEVPIEFINIPAGIEIAKRTVKSANLVIRGNETLLKALRQGDVRVIVDVSKAREGEAVYAIKNDDVSLPRTAAVMRIEPPSVKLMFERMARKEVRVRPAVTGIPETGYYVKHLDVKPKTVVIEGAESDVNKVGYLKTESIDITGLTEDVRQEVDLVLAGRNIRTKIDKVEIAITIARRGR; this comes from the coding sequence ATGATAAAGAGACTTCTCCTCGAAAATCTCTCGCTGAAGGCTGCGGCTGTTGTGCTTGCGATACTTCTCTGGATTTTTGTCTCTTCAAGGGGCCAGACTGAGGTATCCCTTGAGGTGCCCATAGAGTTCATCAACATCCCCGCTGGCATCGAGATTGCCAAACGCACGGTCAAGTCGGCAAATCTGGTAATCAGGGGAAATGAAACGCTTCTCAAGGCCTTGAGGCAGGGGGATGTCAGGGTCATCGTTGACGTGAGCAAGGCAAGGGAAGGAGAGGCCGTATACGCCATCAAAAATGATGACGTTTCGCTGCCCCGGACTGCTGCCGTCATGAGAATAGAGCCACCATCGGTAAAACTCATGTTTGAGCGTATGGCGAGGAAAGAGGTGAGAGTACGACCGGCGGTCACCGGCATACCTGAAACTGGCTACTATGTCAAGCATCTGGACGTAAAACCGAAGACGGTCGTTATCGAAGGCGCAGAATCAGATGTGAACAAGGTGGGCTACCTGAAGACCGAATCGATCGATATTACCGGTCTGACCGAAGATGTCAGGCAGGAAGTCGATCTCGTCTTGGCGGGCAGAAATATAAGGACAAAGATAGACAAGGTCGAAATCGCCATAACAATCGCAAGGAGGGGCAGATGA
- a CDS encoding nucleotidyltransferase domain-containing protein, protein MEDEIPVDKKVLEELKRNLTELLGERLKKLVLYGSRARGDYDEDSDIDIAIIVRGLTRELKNQILDMVADIEMEHLTPLSTLVLSEEDFELLKKRERRIALDIEREGIPL, encoded by the coding sequence ATGGAAGACGAAATCCCCGTTGACAAGAAGGTTTTGGAGGAGCTGAAAAGGAACTTGACAGAACTCCTGGGCGAGCGCCTGAAGAAGCTGGTGCTTTATGGTTCCCGTGCACGAGGAGACTATGACGAAGACTCGGACATCGACATCGCGATCATCGTCCGGGGGCTTACGAGAGAGCTCAAGAATCAGATACTTGATATGGTGGCCGACATCGAGATGGAGCATCTGACGCCGCTTTCGACGCTGGTGCTTTCGGAGGAGGATTTCGAACTCCTCAAGAAGAGGGAAAGGAGAATCGCCCTCGATATTGAACGGGAGGGGATACCGCTTTGA
- the malQ gene encoding 4-alpha-glucanotransferase encodes MTIPSYDELIHELSGLCGIIPEYFDIFGKRHAASTETKRAILKAMNLEIDTAEDIVEEIRERRSRRWKTLIEPVRVLSVHEQPLTIPVHLPLREGEEKRLSLVWSLSDAHGRRDEFVLSGEEIIISEQEWIDDNRLVRIDLVDNTKREIGYYTLAVESGHPIPLLSERDAPLRGTARIIIAPDACYLPSELRQGRTWGLSVNLYALRSGRDWGIGDFTDLKGIVQWIAGLGGGFVGINPLHAIPNRRPFGISPYSPISRLYKNFVYLDLEKIPEVAELGAMIGSEVLQRELEGLRKGDLVDYEKVASLKGDLLKKLFEVFYENHYRGNTSRGRAFKDYVAEEGSDLESFATFMVLASEQGKDGTEKEEEERAGPSLLNWLDWPQEYRNPSGEAVQKFRKRKRKEILFFKYVQWLIDEQMEEIAEKIKDSSMAIGLYHDLAIGSVGGGSDAWNYQDVFAADIDLGAPPDDFNLNGQNWGFPPLIPERLREGGYELFIQTIRKNMKHCGALRVDHALGMFRLFWIPGGMHAKEGAYVTSLSEDLLRIIALESVLNKTMVIAEDLGTMGENVRETLKRFQMLSYRLFYFERNYPDPSFLPPDKYPVMALASVTTHDLPTLYGYWEGRDIEVKKALGFYRDDAQWQEQVRERERDRGLILSCLKSQGIIKKDSKLQEILRCPSTPFSAVEMTPELCLAVYEYLALTPSKLVLVSFDDIIGTIDQQNLPGTVEGHPNWMQKTPCLLEEIFSDSRFLSLAEMFRNTLVRREDD; translated from the coding sequence ATGACGATACCGTCCTACGATGAATTGATTCATGAACTGTCCGGACTCTGCGGCATAATCCCAGAGTACTTTGATATCTTCGGCAAGAGACACGCGGCTTCCACGGAAACAAAGAGGGCCATTCTCAAGGCAATGAATCTGGAGATCGACACCGCTGAAGACATCGTGGAGGAGATCAGGGAACGGAGATCAAGAAGATGGAAGACCTTGATTGAGCCCGTAAGAGTCCTTTCGGTCCATGAGCAGCCCTTGACGATACCGGTCCATCTCCCGCTCAGAGAGGGAGAAGAAAAGAGACTCTCCCTCGTGTGGTCCCTTTCTGACGCCCATGGGAGGAGAGATGAATTTGTGCTTTCCGGGGAGGAGATCATCATTTCTGAGCAGGAGTGGATTGATGATAATCGCCTTGTAAGGATAGACCTCGTGGACAACACAAAAAGGGAGATCGGATATTACACCCTTGCTGTTGAGTCAGGACATCCCATACCCCTCCTCTCTGAAAGAGATGCTCCCCTCCGAGGAACCGCGAGGATCATCATAGCTCCCGACGCCTGTTACCTTCCGTCCGAACTTCGGCAGGGAAGGACATGGGGCCTCTCTGTTAATCTTTATGCTCTACGATCAGGCCGGGACTGGGGCATCGGTGACTTTACCGACCTCAAGGGGATCGTCCAGTGGATTGCAGGCCTCGGGGGCGGATTCGTCGGCATCAATCCCCTCCATGCCATCCCAAACAGACGGCCCTTCGGTATCAGTCCCTATTCCCCCATAAGCAGGCTGTACAAGAATTTCGTCTACCTTGATCTCGAAAAGATACCCGAGGTTGCGGAATTAGGGGCGATGATAGGCTCAGAAGTTCTTCAAAGAGAACTGGAAGGGCTCAGGAAAGGAGATCTCGTCGATTACGAAAAGGTCGCGTCCCTGAAAGGGGATCTCCTGAAGAAGCTCTTTGAGGTCTTTTATGAGAACCACTATAGAGGGAACACTTCCAGAGGTAGGGCCTTCAAGGACTATGTCGCGGAGGAAGGTTCTGACCTTGAGTCCTTTGCGACATTCATGGTTCTGGCATCAGAACAGGGGAAGGACGGGACAGAAAAAGAGGAAGAAGAGAGGGCGGGCCCTTCCTTGCTGAATTGGCTGGATTGGCCTCAAGAGTATCGCAACCCGTCGGGTGAAGCTGTTCAGAAATTCAGAAAGAGAAAAAGGAAGGAGATACTCTTTTTCAAATATGTCCAGTGGCTCATTGACGAGCAGATGGAGGAGATCGCTGAAAAGATAAAAGATTCGTCTATGGCCATAGGGCTTTACCACGACCTTGCCATCGGCTCCGTGGGTGGAGGAAGTGATGCATGGAATTATCAGGATGTCTTTGCAGCCGACATTGATCTCGGTGCACCTCCCGATGATTTCAATCTCAATGGCCAGAACTGGGGGTTCCCTCCCCTCATCCCCGAAAGGCTCAGGGAAGGAGGATATGAACTCTTCATCCAGACCATAAGAAAGAATATGAAGCACTGCGGGGCGTTAAGGGTAGATCACGCCCTCGGCATGTTCAGGCTTTTCTGGATACCCGGAGGGATGCACGCAAAGGAAGGGGCATACGTCACGTCCCTGTCAGAAGATCTTCTCAGGATCATCGCCCTCGAAAGCGTCCTGAACAAGACCATGGTAATAGCCGAGGACCTTGGCACGATGGGCGAGAACGTCCGGGAGACGCTCAAGAGATTTCAGATGCTTTCATATAGGCTCTTCTACTTTGAGAGGAACTATCCCGACCCTTCATTTCTTCCGCCTGACAAGTATCCTGTCATGGCATTAGCTTCTGTGACCACCCATGACCTGCCCACACTTTACGGCTACTGGGAGGGACGTGATATAGAGGTGAAGAAAGCGTTGGGCTTCTATCGGGATGACGCCCAATGGCAGGAACAGGTCAGAGAGCGTGAGCGGGACAGGGGCCTCATCCTTTCGTGCCTGAAATCTCAAGGGATCATCAAGAAAGACAGCAAACTTCAGGAGATCCTCCGATGCCCGTCAACTCCTTTCTCGGCCGTTGAGATGACCCCGGAACTCTGCCTTGCAGTATATGAGTATCTTGCCCTCACACCATCCAAGTTGGTGTTGGTGAGTTTCGATGATATCATCGGCACCATCGACCAGCAGAATCTTCCGGGAACCGTAGAGGGACATCCCAACTGGATGCAGAAGACACCCTGCCTTCTCGAAGAGATCTTCTCGGACAGCCGTTTCCTGAGCCTCGCTGAAATGTTCAGGAATACCCTCGTTCGTCGAGAAGACGACTGA
- the glmM gene encoding phosphoglucosamine mutase — translation MRLFGTDGIRGKINRLPMTPENVLRIGMAAATVLKKTHGRNMVIIGKDTRLSGYMIESALTSGICSNGMNVTLTGPLPTPGIAYLTRALRVDAGVVISASHNPFDDNGIKFFSSDGCKLPDEFEKRIEELVADESLGSRRPSGADIGKTFRLDDATGRYIEYVKSTIPRGSTLEGLKVVVDCANGAAYKVTPWVLRELGAEVIAINDEPDGININADCGSLNMDGLCRAVKEHKADAGIAHDGDADRTLLCDEKGNIVDGDRILGIWALQFKKEGRLKGDTVVSTVMSNLGLENYLAKHGIQMVRTKVGDRFVTEKMFQHGYVLGGEPSGHIICLDCNTTGDGPITALHVLFMMKTEDTSLSRLVAGIKLYPQILINVPVEKKVDIKTVPEIVQAVRESEESLKGQGRVIVRPSGTELKVRVMVEAYEEKLARRFAHTIADVIREKI, via the coding sequence ATGAGGCTTTTTGGAACAGACGGTATAAGGGGGAAGATTAACAGACTGCCGATGACACCGGAGAACGTCCTGAGAATCGGGATGGCAGCAGCAACAGTGCTCAAGAAGACTCATGGAAGGAATATGGTGATCATCGGGAAGGACACCAGACTCTCCGGCTACATGATAGAGAGCGCACTGACGTCGGGTATCTGCTCCAACGGCATGAATGTCACCCTCACCGGTCCTCTGCCTACACCCGGCATAGCATACCTCACAAGGGCATTGAGGGTTGATGCGGGTGTTGTCATCTCAGCCTCTCATAACCCCTTTGATGACAACGGCATAAAGTTTTTCTCCTCTGACGGCTGCAAACTCCCTGACGAATTTGAAAAGAGGATAGAAGAGCTTGTTGCCGATGAAAGTCTCGGGTCCAGAAGGCCCTCAGGCGCCGATATCGGCAAGACCTTCAGACTCGATGATGCAACAGGAAGATACATCGAGTATGTCAAATCGACTATCCCCCGGGGAAGCACGCTCGAAGGGCTGAAGGTCGTCGTTGATTGTGCAAACGGGGCGGCCTACAAGGTCACCCCCTGGGTTTTGAGGGAGCTTGGGGCAGAGGTCATCGCCATAAACGATGAACCCGACGGCATCAATATCAACGCTGATTGCGGTTCGTTGAATATGGACGGTCTCTGCAGGGCGGTGAAGGAGCATAAAGCCGACGCCGGTATTGCCCATGACGGAGACGCAGACAGGACCCTCCTCTGTGATGAAAAAGGCAACATCGTGGACGGCGACAGAATCCTCGGCATCTGGGCGCTCCAGTTCAAGAAAGAGGGCAGACTCAAGGGCGACACCGTTGTCTCGACAGTCATGAGCAACCTTGGGCTGGAGAACTACCTCGCGAAGCATGGGATACAAATGGTCAGGACAAAGGTTGGAGACCGGTTCGTCACCGAAAAGATGTTCCAGCACGGCTATGTCCTTGGGGGGGAGCCTTCGGGTCATATCATCTGCCTCGATTGCAACACAACGGGCGACGGACCGATAACGGCACTCCATGTCCTCTTTATGATGAAGACGGAAGATACCTCCCTTTCCCGGCTCGTGGCGGGAATTAAACTTTACCCTCAGATTCTCATTAATGTCCCTGTTGAGAAAAAAGTCGACATCAAGACCGTCCCTGAGATCGTCCAGGCCGTAAGGGAGTCAGAGGAGAGCCTCAAAGGTCAGGGGAGGGTCATCGTAAGGCCTTCCGGCACAGAACTGAAGGTGCGGGTCATGGTCGAGGCCTATGAAGAGAAGCTTGCCAGACGGTTCGCTCATACGATAGCAGACGTGATCAGAGAAAAGATCTGA
- a CDS encoding DNA internalization-related competence protein ComEC/Rec2, which yields MHSFVSFLSGIALFFLFRYFPVIAVMLLLAAVALLLRRKKYAFIAVMIIGSLYAALRYVPPIDFAALSGRTVRLVCVVEDSPRVLTTGRNVQRTTPVSVSDAESGELLTDLKGREIYVISDKGLVSGSRYDLLAGMGRDYERHNPGYRGEQWLYAYLKEIGTVRGSERKGIYSWIRERRDCLNLYFRNDFDRDSGSFLASITTGERVDMSEEINDAFGTSGLAHLLSISGTHFGLFSMLVFGIFRLGISVMPYRLLQRFTIYLTPSQAAALLSLPFMLLYLLISDLSFPALRSFIMISLFLTGLLISRKGFWLNSVLFAAFLICLWDPSALLNLSFQLSFLAVLSIGFTAGERGDNESEGRGLRARVLDFLKGSLLVSLSASLGTAPLVAYSFHYFSLISPLANLFVTPFIGFVLVPLSLLSSFVFIFSGHFPFHSLIALASDLSLKAVRFFASVPFADIKIPAVPVIVIIIVYAVCMVYLSGRKRYALVFAVVTAAVLLMPGVWAGKGLSVTFLDVGQGDSAVLETPGGTMMVIDTGKTGREVDAYLKYRGKRTLDALIITHADDDHSAGAPRILRRFTVKEVWDNGLLIYGDNLLGNAHHRSLERGDEIRSGGLQIQVLHPYKGFYTFGSGEATAENNDSLVLKVTGEKSFLFTADTAGEAEDDMLHLRSVLKSDVLKVSHHGSRTSSSEDFLRMVSPGIAVISVGRYNTYGHPHKDVLERLKGVNVYRTDRDGAVKISETPEGLDVKTCREFEFERPGDLAGEWRNIKRLFAVW from the coding sequence ATGCATAGCTTCGTGTCGTTCTTGTCGGGGATCGCTCTCTTTTTTCTCTTCCGTTATTTTCCGGTCATTGCAGTAATGCTTCTTCTTGCCGCAGTGGCCCTCCTTCTCAGGAGGAAGAAGTACGCTTTCATAGCGGTAATGATCATCGGTTCTCTCTATGCCGCGCTTCGCTACGTTCCCCCGATAGACTTTGCTGCCTTGAGCGGCAGAACGGTACGTTTGGTGTGCGTGGTTGAAGACTCACCCCGTGTATTGACGACAGGGAGGAACGTTCAAAGAACTACCCCTGTGTCGGTGTCAGACGCTGAGTCAGGTGAATTGCTGACAGACCTTAAAGGAAGAGAGATATACGTCATCTCGGACAAAGGACTGGTGAGCGGCTCACGGTATGATCTTCTGGCAGGGATGGGGCGGGACTACGAGAGACATAATCCCGGCTATCGAGGAGAACAATGGCTCTATGCGTATCTCAAGGAAATCGGTACTGTCAGGGGGTCGGAGAGAAAGGGCATCTATTCGTGGATCAGAGAGAGGAGAGACTGTTTGAATCTCTACTTCAGGAACGACTTTGATCGTGATTCAGGCTCCTTTCTGGCTTCCATTACGACCGGCGAAAGGGTCGACATGAGCGAAGAGATCAACGACGCCTTTGGCACAAGTGGTCTCGCACATCTCTTGAGCATTTCGGGCACGCACTTCGGGCTCTTCTCTATGCTGGTTTTCGGGATATTCAGGCTCGGCATCAGCGTTATGCCCTACCGGCTCCTCCAGAGATTCACGATCTATCTCACACCGTCGCAGGCCGCCGCCCTGCTTTCGCTGCCCTTCATGCTTCTCTACCTCCTCATCTCTGATCTGAGCTTTCCGGCCTTACGCTCTTTCATCATGATCAGCCTCTTTCTTACGGGACTCCTCATCAGCAGGAAGGGGTTTTGGCTGAACTCCGTCCTTTTTGCCGCTTTTCTCATATGCCTGTGGGACCCCTCTGCCCTTCTGAACCTCTCGTTCCAGCTCTCCTTCCTCGCTGTCCTGTCAATCGGCTTTACTGCAGGAGAAAGGGGAGACAATGAATCTGAGGGCAGGGGATTGAGGGCGCGTGTTTTGGACTTTCTCAAGGGTTCTCTTCTTGTGTCCCTCTCTGCCTCGCTCGGAACCGCCCCCCTTGTTGCCTATTCCTTTCATTATTTCTCACTGATTTCTCCTCTAGCAAATCTCTTTGTGACCCCTTTTATCGGTTTTGTCCTCGTCCCCCTGTCCCTTCTTTCCTCATTCGTATTTATCTTTTCGGGGCATTTCCCTTTTCATTCCCTGATCGCCCTTGCCTCGGACCTATCACTCAAGGCTGTGAGGTTCTTCGCCTCGGTCCCCTTCGCAGACATAAAGATACCCGCCGTCCCCGTGATAGTCATCATAATCGTTTACGCAGTATGCATGGTATACCTGTCAGGAAGGAAGAGATATGCCCTTGTCTTCGCGGTTGTGACAGCTGCCGTCCTGTTGATGCCGGGCGTGTGGGCAGGGAAGGGATTATCGGTCACCTTTCTTGATGTCGGTCAGGGTGACTCCGCGGTGCTTGAGACACCGGGTGGAACAATGATGGTCATCGATACCGGAAAGACGGGGAGGGAAGTGGACGCCTATCTGAAGTACCGGGGCAAGAGGACCCTCGACGCCCTGATTATCACCCATGCCGATGACGACCATTCTGCCGGAGCTCCGCGCATTCTGAGAAGGTTCACCGTGAAGGAAGTCTGGGACAACGGCCTTCTGATATACGGCGATAATCTTCTTGGAAATGCCCACCATCGCTCTCTCGAAAGAGGTGACGAGATCCGTTCCGGCGGACTCCAGATCCAGGTACTTCATCCATACAAGGGCTTTTACACCTTCGGTAGCGGTGAAGCTACTGCTGAAAATAATGACTCCCTCGTGCTGAAGGTGACGGGGGAAAAGTCCTTCCTTTTTACTGCCGATACCGCAGGAGAGGCCGAAGATGATATGCTCCACCTCCGCTCGGTCCTGAAAAGCGATGTCCTCAAGGTTTCTCATCACGGCAGCAGAACATCTTCATCAGAAGACTTCTTGCGGATGGTCTCGCCTGGCATAGCGGTCATCAGCGTCGGCAGATATAACACATATGGCCATCCCCATAAGGATGTGCTCGAAAGACTCAAAGGTGTGAATGTCTACAGGACCGACAGGGACGGCGCGGTCAAGATCTCTGAAACCCCCGAAGGCCTCGATGTGAAGACATGCAGGGAGTTCGAGTTTGAGAGGCCCGGTGACCTCGCCGGAGAATGGAGGAATATAAAGAGGCTCTTTGCGGTTTGGTGA
- a CDS encoding peroxiredoxin-like family protein, which translates to MSEPEIHRAPDAEVLMSDGVKKNLSDFWSVKPIVLIFLRYFGCPFCREQVAQLIQKKENFDSSGLQPVLVSTESPATAEPFRKHFGVPFPVICDPGKTLHRAYGLKGGSMFQVFSPEVFLKGLRALGRGYFPGLPEGDPFQLPGLFIINTEGQICFSCYSRDPSDYPSVERILSAAQKAHVG; encoded by the coding sequence ATGAGCGAGCCTGAAATCCACCGGGCACCCGACGCAGAAGTCCTCATGAGCGATGGGGTAAAGAAGAACCTCAGTGATTTTTGGAGTGTAAAGCCGATTGTATTGATCTTCCTCCGCTATTTCGGCTGCCCCTTCTGCAGAGAGCAGGTAGCTCAGCTAATCCAAAAAAAAGAAAACTTCGACAGCTCCGGTCTCCAACCGGTGCTTGTCAGCACCGAATCTCCGGCAACGGCCGAGCCCTTCCGCAAGCACTTTGGCGTGCCCTTCCCGGTCATCTGCGACCCGGGGAAGACCCTCCACAGAGCGTATGGACTCAAGGGAGGCAGCATGTTCCAGGTATTTTCACCCGAAGTCTTTCTTAAGGGACTGAGGGCCCTGGGGCGCGGATATTTCCCGGGACTTCCCGAGGGTGACCCCTTCCAACTGCCGGGTCTTTTCATTATTAATACTGAAGGACAGATCTGCTTCAGTTGTTACTCGCGTGACCCATCGGATTATCCGTCGGTCGAGAGAATACTGTCGGCAGCGCAGAAAGCCCACGTCGGCTGA
- a CDS encoding glycosyltransferase family 2 protein produces the protein MDNPLVSIIVRTKDRPKLLKRALQSIAAQTYRPLEVVLVNDGGCELDSQELKAVLGDVSLNYTRLEKNMGRAHAGNVGIENAEGKYVGFLDDDDELYREHVETLIDRLSMDDYYKVAYSDSYLAFYGPAEGSEERIIRKKECFYSEDFDRNRLLFENYIPLLCLLFTRDVLRSFRFEEDLHTHEDWRLLALISREHDFLHIKEITCQYNIFGDSFVDYLEGRYDIRKSASVVFERNKEYINWGAWMHFKNKLEDKIRDAAAHIEDMNAHIEDLKHEAGRYNFLVEKMDSMMDAHRSAYDILKELCGRSERLAEKIDNMPTIVNLCDNQLILHNKVDQTLTAISLFADKIESVTNKMESTTNKLDAIMLTQAEMMNRLSITERIRGLARKLKGSSSRNT, from the coding sequence ATGGACAACCCCTTAGTTTCGATAATCGTCAGGACAAAGGACAGGCCGAAACTCCTCAAGCGGGCGCTTCAGAGCATCGCCGCGCAGACCTACCGGCCCCTCGAAGTCGTGCTCGTCAACGACGGAGGCTGCGAGCTCGACTCGCAGGAACTCAAAGCCGTCCTCGGAGACGTGTCCCTCAATTACACAAGACTCGAAAAGAACATGGGGAGGGCGCACGCTGGGAATGTCGGGATAGAGAATGCAGAGGGAAAATACGTGGGGTTTCTGGATGATGACGATGAACTCTACCGTGAACATGTCGAGACCCTCATCGACAGGTTGAGTATGGACGACTATTACAAAGTTGCCTATTCCGACTCCTATCTCGCGTTCTACGGTCCGGCCGAGGGCAGTGAAGAGCGTATAATAAGAAAGAAGGAGTGTTTCTATTCAGAGGACTTTGACCGTAATAGGCTCCTGTTCGAGAATTATATACCCCTCCTTTGCCTGCTCTTTACAAGAGATGTGCTCAGATCCTTTCGCTTTGAGGAAGACCTTCACACCCATGAAGATTGGAGACTGCTTGCCCTCATATCGAGGGAGCATGACTTTCTCCATATAAAGGAGATCACCTGCCAGTACAATATCTTCGGGGATTCCTTTGTCGATTACCTAGAAGGGAGATATGATATCAGGAAGTCTGCTTCCGTCGTCTTTGAGAGAAACAAGGAGTACATAAACTGGGGAGCGTGGATGCATTTCAAGAACAAGCTCGAAGACAAGATAAGGGATGCCGCTGCCCACATCGAAGATATGAATGCCCACATCGAAGATCTGAAGCATGAAGCAGGGCGATACAATTTCCTCGTTGAAAAGATGGACAGCATGATGGATGCTCACCGGAGCGCCTATGATATTCTCAAGGAGCTCTGCGGCAGGAGCGAACGACTCGCCGAAAAGATTGATAATATGCCCACGATAGTTAATCTCTGCGACAATCAGTTGATACTACACAACAAGGTTGACCAAACTCTGACAGCCATCTCTCTGTTTGCCGATAAAATCGAGTCGGTAACGAATAAGATGGAGTCGACAACTAATAAATTGGATGCGATCATGCTTACGCAGGCAGAGATGATGAACAGACTGAGCATCACCGAGAGGATCAGGGGTCTCGCCAGGAAATTGAAGGGGTCGTCTTCTCGAAATACCTAG
- the cdaA gene encoding diadenylate cyclase CdaA: MEIIRQISVWDVIDIIFVAIIFYRLLLIMKGTKATQMLMGLGLLLVASLLSGRFELHTVNWIIQSLWAQIVILLIVLFQPEIRRTLAQMGEARFLPAFTPAEELKSLDEIVKASVALSNRRIGALIVIERDTSLKDFVEMGTLLDAKVSKEILLTIFHPTSPIHDGAVVIRGNRIVAAGCFLPIALSSEVSKTLGTRHRAGIGLTEETDAIAIIVSEETGEVSVSITGKLESPVDMGTLRDILTELFTTAKKKSPPRMQRIQENK, encoded by the coding sequence ATGGAGATAATACGACAGATATCGGTGTGGGACGTCATTGATATCATCTTTGTAGCGATCATCTTCTATCGGTTGCTGCTCATCATGAAGGGGACGAAGGCAACGCAGATGCTCATGGGCCTTGGTCTCCTCCTCGTTGCTTCCCTTTTGTCAGGTCGGTTCGAACTCCATACGGTAAACTGGATCATCCAGAGTCTTTGGGCGCAGATTGTGATTCTTCTCATTGTGCTTTTTCAGCCTGAGATCAGAAGGACCCTTGCCCAGATGGGCGAAGCGAGGTTCCTCCCGGCCTTTACACCCGCTGAGGAGCTGAAATCCCTCGACGAAATCGTGAAGGCCTCTGTTGCGCTCTCAAACAGGAGGATAGGCGCCCTCATCGTGATCGAGCGAGACACGAGCCTGAAAGACTTCGTCGAGATGGGGACCTTGCTCGACGCAAAGGTCTCAAAGGAGATACTGCTGACAATTTTTCATCCCACATCCCCCATCCATGACGGGGCGGTAGTTATCAGGGGGAACAGAATAGTCGCTGCAGGATGTTTCCTCCCCATCGCCCTCAGCTCTGAGGTGAGCAAGACCCTCGGCACGAGACATCGTGCGGGGATTGGTCTTACCGAAGAGACAGACGCCATTGCCATTATCGTATCGGAAGAGACAGGCGAGGTATCGGTCTCTATTACCGGAAAACTCGAGTCACCGGTGGACATGGGGACTTTACGGGATATCCTGACCGAGCTCTTCACAACGGCTAAGAAAAAGAGCCCTCCAAGGATGCAGAGAATTCAGGAAAATAAATGA